In Populus nigra chromosome 1, ddPopNigr1.1, whole genome shotgun sequence, one genomic interval encodes:
- the LOC133703729 gene encoding extensin-2-like, with protein MASPSRRHLVHAMVFGLLAINAAANIYDNEEPLRPPHDHEDPPLPYNHKNSVFLPSGFLNRGTPPPPRSPPPPNKKKTQSPPPRAKSPPPPPQAKSPPPPPSRKSPPPPPSRKSPPLPSASPPTSSSAPILPPFPSKISPVTPPSKVPPSPFSASNLSPSPPYTSPASPPRISPIPSPSPSPTPNLSPSHPYTPPTSSPKVSPSPSPTPNLSPSHPYTPPTSPPRISPIPSLSLTPNLSPLHPYTPPTSSPKVSPFPSPSPTPNLSPSHPYTPPTSSPRNSPIPSSSPSPSPTPNLSPSHPYTLPTSSPKVSPSPSPTPNLSPSHPYTPPTFPPKISPIPSPSYTYPPPPTPILKSPPPPRFTLPPLFHFKSPPPPSPSPPPPFLKSPPPPRFTLPPLFHFKSPLRPSPSPPPHILRFPPPPRFTLPPFFHIKSKSPPSLSPSPPSSNN; from the coding sequence ATGGCGTCACCATCTCGGCGTCATCTTGTGCATGCCATGGTTTTCGGCTTACTAGCAATTAACGCGGCGGCCAATATTTATGATAATGAGGAACCTCTTAGGCCACCTCATGATCACGAGGACCCACCATTACCATATAATCATAAAAACTCTGTATTTCTGCCATCAGGATTTCTTAATCGAGGAACACCGCCGCCGCCTCGATCACCACCACCTCCAAATAAGAAGAAAACGCAGTCACCTCCACCACGAGCAAAATCTCCACCCCCGCCACCACAAGCAAAGTCTCCACCCCCGCCACCATCAAGAAAGTCTCCACCCCCGCCACCATCAAGAAAGTCTCCACCATTGCCATCAGCTTCACCTCCGACCTCATCTTCAGCTCCCATTTTACCTCCATTTCCTTCTAAAATTTCTCCAGTTACACCCCCTTCAAAAGTTCCACCATCCCCATTTTCGGCTTCCAATTTATCTCCATCTCCTCCTTATACTTCACCAGCATCCCCTCCGAGAATTTCCCCCATTCCATCCCCTTCCCCATCCCCAACTCCTAATTTATCTCCTTCACACCCTTATACTCCCCCGACATCCTCTCCAAAAGTTTCACCATCCCCATCCCCAACTCCCAATTTATCTCCATCACATCCTTATACTCCCCCGACATCCCCTCCAAGAATTTCACCCATTCCATCACTGTCCCTAACTCCCAATTTATCTCCATTACATCCTTATACTCCCCCGACATCCTCTCCAAAAGTTTCACCATTTCCATCACCATCTCCAACTCCCAATTTATCTCCATCACATCCTTATACTCCCCCGACATCCTCTCCAAGAAATTCACCCATTCCATCATCATCCCCATCCCCATCCCCAACTCCGAATTTATCTCCATCACATCCTTATACTCTCCCAACATCCTCTCCAAAAGTTTCACCATCCCCATCCCCAACTCCCAATTTATCTCCATCACATCCTTATACTCCCCCGACATTCCCTCCAAAAATTTCACCCATTCCATCACCTTCTTATACTTATCCTCCACCCCCTACACCTATCCTCAAATCTCCACCTCCTCCGAGGTTTACACTTCCTCCCTTGTTTCACTTTAAATCGCCGCCACCTCCATCTCCTTCCCCCCCTCCACCTTTCCTCAAATCTCCACCTCCTCCGAGGTTTACACTTCCTCCCTTGTTTCACTTTAAATCCCCGCTACGTCcatctccttctcctcctccacaTATCCTTAGATTCCCACCTCCTCCGAGGTTTACACTTCCCCCCTTCTTTCACATTAAATCTAAATCACCGCCTTCTCTATCTCCATCACCTCCTTCATCCAATAATTAA